In one window of Helianthus annuus cultivar XRQ/B chromosome 17, HanXRQr2.0-SUNRISE, whole genome shotgun sequence DNA:
- the LOC110921470 gene encoding CTL-like protein DDB_G0274487 isoform X1, producing the protein MNPIQSLPSSPEDDSGSMTTAPQSAGQSQISADSGNLMSMEPAFGDSRHWQDVFWLGIFLLHLILVGLALGVLGINRFRKKDRLNIDQYTNRFIGNQADLTEDYWPLYAIAAAVGTVLGWAWLLLLGSRANQMMKISVHILTTYLAVLSVFCFWDKLVFWGIAFAIGSGLQFLYIISVIDRLPFTMLVLQRAVMMVWKLPDVMRIACVFMVVMCLWLALWSFGAAGVVASSIGDGGRWWLLVVFSVSLFWTGAVLCNTVHVIVSGMVFLVLIHGGPEAASMPRDPLIQSLRYAVTTSFGSICYGSLFTAAIRTLRWEIRGFRSKIGNNECLLCCVDFVFHLVETLVRFFNKYAYVQIAIYGKSFNHSARDAWELFQSTGVEALIGYDCSGAVLLMGTLLGGLITGTCAVILTRIKHSDRVIMMGSTSVLMGMILVGLAMVVVESAVTSIYICYAEDPLLIHRWDPEFFNQMSETLHERLQHRSSRGTQVLNRNRPVDHIQETTSV; encoded by the exons ATGAATCCAATTCAAAGTCTTCCTTCTTCTCCTGAAGACGACTCTGGCTCCATGACCACCGCTCCACAG AGTGCAGGGCAAAGCCAGATAAGTGCAGATAGTGGTAACTTAATGTCAATGGAACCGGCTTTTGGGGATTCGCGCCATTGGCAAGACGTGTTCTGGCTAGGAATTTTTCTTTTACATTTGATTTTAGTAGGTCTTGCACTCGGGGTACTCGGGATTAACAGATTTAGAAAGAAAGATAGGCTTAACATAGATCAATACACAAACAGATTCATCGGAAACCAAGCTGATTTAACCGAAGACTACTGGCCACTATACGCTATTGCCGCTGCGGTCGGGACCGTTCTTGGGTGGGCTTGGTTATTGTTACTCGGTTCACGCGCCAATCAAATGATGAAGATATCGGTTCACATATTAACTACTTATCTTGCGGTTCTTAGCGTTTTTTGCTTTTGGGACAAACTGGTTTTCTGGGGCATTGCTTTTGCTATTGGTTCCGGTTTGCAGTTTTTATACATCATATCGGTCATAGACAG ACTTCCGTTTACCATGTTGGTGCTGCAACGGGCTGTAATGATGGTATGGAAGCTTCCAGACGTTATGAGAATAGCATGCGTATTCATGGTAGTCATGTGTCTATGGCTAGCACTATGGTCGTTCGGTGCAGCCGGTGTAGTGGCTTCAAGTATCGGTGACGGTGGAAGATGGTGGCTTCTTGTG GTTTTCTCAGTGAGTTTGTTTTGGACAGGTGCGGTTCTTTGTAATACCGTTCATGTTATAGTATCCGGTATGGTGTTTCTTGTGCTTATTCATGGCGGTCCAGAGGCGGCATCAATGCCACGGGACCCACTGATTCAGTCTTTACGGTATGCTGTAACTACTTCTTTTGGAAGCATTTGTTACGGCTCACTTTTCACTGCTGCTATTAGAACACTACGGTGGGAG ATTAGAGGATTCAGGTCAAAGATTGGCAACAATGAATGTCTTTTGTGCTGCGTGGATTTCGTGTTTCATCTAGTCGAAACGCTAGTTCGTTTCTTCAACAAGTACGCGTATGTGCAG ATTGCGATTTACGGGAAAAGTTTTAATCACTCGGCTAGAGACGCATGGGAACTATTTCAATCAACTGGCGTTGAAGCGCTTATCGGATATGATTGTTCCGGTGCTGTTTTACTGATGGGAACACTCTTAGGTGGACTTATTACCGGAACTTGTGCGGTAATTTTGACCAGGATTAAACATTCTGACCGTGTGATCATGATGGGGTCCACATCGGTTTTGATGGGCATGATCTTG GTTGGATTAGCAATGGTAGTGGTTGAAAGTGCTGTTACGTCAATATACATATGTTACGCAGAAGATCCGTTGTTGATACATAGGTGGGACCCGGAATTTTTTAACCAGATGTCAGAGACGTTACATGAACGTCTCCAGCACAGAAGCTCTCGAGGAACGCAAGTCTTGAACCGAAACCGGCCTGTTGACCACATACAAGAAACAACTTCTGTATGA
- the LOC110921470 gene encoding CTL-like protein DDB_G0274487 isoform X2, with amino-acid sequence MSMEPAFGDSRHWQDVFWLGIFLLHLILVGLALGVLGINRFRKKDRLNIDQYTNRFIGNQADLTEDYWPLYAIAAAVGTVLGWAWLLLLGSRANQMMKISVHILTTYLAVLSVFCFWDKLVFWGIAFAIGSGLQFLYIISVIDRLPFTMLVLQRAVMMVWKLPDVMRIACVFMVVMCLWLALWSFGAAGVVASSIGDGGRWWLLVVFSVSLFWTGAVLCNTVHVIVSGMVFLVLIHGGPEAASMPRDPLIQSLRYAVTTSFGSICYGSLFTAAIRTLRWEIRGFRSKIGNNECLLCCVDFVFHLVETLVRFFNKYAYVQIAIYGKSFNHSARDAWELFQSTGVEALIGYDCSGAVLLMGTLLGGLITGTCAVILTRIKHSDRVIMMGSTSVLMGMILVGLAMVVVESAVTSIYICYAEDPLLIHRWDPEFFNQMSETLHERLQHRSSRGTQVLNRNRPVDHIQETTSV; translated from the exons ATGTCAATGGAACCGGCTTTTGGGGATTCGCGCCATTGGCAAGACGTGTTCTGGCTAGGAATTTTTCTTTTACATTTGATTTTAGTAGGTCTTGCACTCGGGGTACTCGGGATTAACAGATTTAGAAAGAAAGATAGGCTTAACATAGATCAATACACAAACAGATTCATCGGAAACCAAGCTGATTTAACCGAAGACTACTGGCCACTATACGCTATTGCCGCTGCGGTCGGGACCGTTCTTGGGTGGGCTTGGTTATTGTTACTCGGTTCACGCGCCAATCAAATGATGAAGATATCGGTTCACATATTAACTACTTATCTTGCGGTTCTTAGCGTTTTTTGCTTTTGGGACAAACTGGTTTTCTGGGGCATTGCTTTTGCTATTGGTTCCGGTTTGCAGTTTTTATACATCATATCGGTCATAGACAG ACTTCCGTTTACCATGTTGGTGCTGCAACGGGCTGTAATGATGGTATGGAAGCTTCCAGACGTTATGAGAATAGCATGCGTATTCATGGTAGTCATGTGTCTATGGCTAGCACTATGGTCGTTCGGTGCAGCCGGTGTAGTGGCTTCAAGTATCGGTGACGGTGGAAGATGGTGGCTTCTTGTG GTTTTCTCAGTGAGTTTGTTTTGGACAGGTGCGGTTCTTTGTAATACCGTTCATGTTATAGTATCCGGTATGGTGTTTCTTGTGCTTATTCATGGCGGTCCAGAGGCGGCATCAATGCCACGGGACCCACTGATTCAGTCTTTACGGTATGCTGTAACTACTTCTTTTGGAAGCATTTGTTACGGCTCACTTTTCACTGCTGCTATTAGAACACTACGGTGGGAG ATTAGAGGATTCAGGTCAAAGATTGGCAACAATGAATGTCTTTTGTGCTGCGTGGATTTCGTGTTTCATCTAGTCGAAACGCTAGTTCGTTTCTTCAACAAGTACGCGTATGTGCAG ATTGCGATTTACGGGAAAAGTTTTAATCACTCGGCTAGAGACGCATGGGAACTATTTCAATCAACTGGCGTTGAAGCGCTTATCGGATATGATTGTTCCGGTGCTGTTTTACTGATGGGAACACTCTTAGGTGGACTTATTACCGGAACTTGTGCGGTAATTTTGACCAGGATTAAACATTCTGACCGTGTGATCATGATGGGGTCCACATCGGTTTTGATGGGCATGATCTTG GTTGGATTAGCAATGGTAGTGGTTGAAAGTGCTGTTACGTCAATATACATATGTTACGCAGAAGATCCGTTGTTGATACATAGGTGGGACCCGGAATTTTTTAACCAGATGTCAGAGACGTTACATGAACGTCTCCAGCACAGAAGCTCTCGAGGAACGCAAGTCTTGAACCGAAACCGGCCTGTTGACCACATACAAGAAACAACTTCTGTATGA